From the genome of Alcanivorax sp.:
TGCCGGGCGGGTCTTCAGTGGCTCGTTGAGTAATCCCGCGCGGATTCTCACAATCCCGGGCAAGGTATCCAGGCAGCTGTATATCGGTGACCCGCATTCGCGGCAGAACACCCGCTGCTTCCCCGACGATGACTCGAATGGCTTCAACAGTGCTTCGCCCCTTACCCAGTGAAGCGCTTTGGTCTTTACCGGGATATTGGTCACCAGCGCTGTTCCCTGGGCCTTACGGCACTGCTGGCAATGACATACCTGAATCGGCTCAAGCTCACCGGCAATTTCAAACGCGACACCACCACAAAGACAACTTCCTGTGTACATGCAGCCTCCTTGTCAGAACCCAAACATCAAGGCCTGACAGGATAGAAACTGAGGGAACCTGTCTGCAAGCGAGTTTCGAAGAGAAAATTCCAAACCTGCTAACCGCGAAGGGTCTATTCGATTTTGATTTTCGCAACTCGAAACTCGTACCTCGCGACTCTGCTACCGTTTCTGGAATCCTTACCTCGCCCACGCTCGGATCGCTTGCAGGCAAGCTCCTACATCGCTCCTGCTTCATCGCGTGATATTGTCGACCAGGAAATCCACGAACTGGCGCACCTTGGGTGAGAGGTGACGATGGCGGGGGTAGACCACCCAGACCGCGGTGTGATCACAGGCATACTGGTCCAGCACCGACACCAGGGCACCACTGGCAAGATCCTCTTCCACGTAGTAATCCGGCAACTGAACCAGGCCCAGCCCCTTGCGGGCCGCATCCAGCAGTGCCATGCCGGAGTTGCCCTTCCAGTTGCCTTGCACCCGGTGATGGCGGTGCTGGCCATCCACATCCAAAGGCCAGTTGTCGGCAGAGCCCAGCAGGCAATTGTGCTGACTGAGCTCACCCAGCGTGTGGGGGCGGGCATGCTGCTGGAAATACTCTGCGGAGCCGACAATGTATTCCCGCCGCGAGCAGAGCTTGCGGGCAATCAGGGAGGAATCGGGCAAGGCCCCTGTGCGGATGGCCACATCAAAGCCCTCATCGACGATATCCACCCGCCGGTTGGTGAAATCCAGCTGCACAGAGAGTTGGGGGTGCAAGGCCATGAAATCGTTCACCAGCGGGGCAATAAAGCGGTCGCCAAAGGTGGTGGCACAGGTGAGTCGCAACACCCCGGTGGGCTGTTGCTGGAAATCACTGATGGCAGTAAGCGCTTCCTGAAAGCCATCGAACAGCTGGCCACAATGCTCAAAGTAGACCTGGCCCGCATCGGTAAGCGTGAGCCGGCGCGTGGTGCGATAAAGCAGCTGAGTGCCCAGCTGGGTCTCCAGCCGTGCCACCAGCCGGCTGATATGAGAGCTGGATACCTCCAGATGGCGCGCCGCATCGGCAAAGGAGCCGCGGCGAACCACCTCCACAAAGGCTTCGATACGATCCCAATGCTGCATGACGGCTCCTGTTTTGACCCTTATTGTTGCTCAGCGGCAATAATCTATTGCCATATTCTGCCTTATCGCCCTATTCGTGTCTGCGTATAGTGAATCCAGTCATTTTCGGGAAAGCTCTGCCTGCGGTTTCCGTAGGGCGGAAATCGGCGTCAGCCGATCTCCACCATGCCAGAGGTCTTTCCACCCCCAATCCGTTATTGCTGGAGTCATCATGAAGTCACGTGCCGCCGTCGCCTGGGAAGCAGGCAAACCCCTGGTCATTGAAGAAGTGGATGTGGCCGGCCCCAAAGCCGGTGAGGTACTGGTGCAAATCGTCGCGACCGGTGTTTGTCATACCGATGCCTACACTCTGTCCGGCAAGGATCCGGAAGGCATCTTCCCCTCCATCTTTGGCCACGAAGGCGCGGGCATCGTCCAGGAAGTGGGCGAAGGGGTCACCAGCCTGAAGCCCGGGGACCATGTGATTCCGCTGTACACCGCCGAGTGTCGCAAGTGCAAGTTCTGCCTCAGCGGCAAGACCAACCTGTGCCAGGCCGTGCGTGCCACCCAGGGCCAGGGCCTGATGCCCGACAGCACCAGCCGCTTCTCCATGAACGGCAAGATGATTCACCACTACATGGGCACCAGCACCTTCTCCGAATACACCGTAGTGCCGGAAATTTCCCTGGCCAAGGTGAGCAAGGAAGCCCCCATGGACAAGATTTGCCTGCTTGGCTGCGGCGTCACCACCGGCATCGGTGCCGTGCTGAATACCGCCAAGGTAGAGCCCGGCTCCACGGTGGCCGTATTTGGTCTCGGCGGCATTGGATTGTCTGTGATCCAGGGGGCTGTGATGGCCAAGGCGGAGCGCATCATTGCCATCGACCTGAACGACGACAAGGAAACCATGGCCCGACAGTTCGGTGCCACCGACTTCATCAATCCCACCCAGTACAGTGATCCGATTCAGGATGTGATTGTGGAACTCACCGATGGCGGTGTGGACTACTCCTTCGAGTGCATTGGGAACGTGAACGTGATGCGTTCTGCGCTGGAGTGCTGTCACAAGGGCTGGGGCGAATCCGTGGTCATTGGCGTGGCCGGTGCCGGTGAAGAAATTTCCACCCGCCCGTTCCAGCTGGTTACCGGTCGGGTCTGGAAAGGCTCCGCCTTCGGCGGCGTAAAAGGCCGCACCGAACTGCCAGGCTACGTAGATCGTTACATGAAAGGCGAGATCAAGCTGGATGAATTCGTGACCCACACCATGGGCCTGGAAGACATCAACAAGGCCTTTGATCTGATGCACGAAGGCAAGAGCATTCGTTCCGTTATTTTGTTTTGAATACGCTGCATGCAACAGGCATCACGCAACAACGCGATGACTGTGCTGCCAGTTGATAGTTCTTCGCCGCGCTGCAAGCCCACTGTTGCCGCGCGGCCTCAAACATCACCGTTCCTGACACACTCTCCCGCATGTTATGTGTTGAGGGTTGAATGTTGCGTGATGCATGAAGCGAGGTCTCCATGGATATCGAATTGTTGTCCGCCACCAAATCCTTTGGTGGCTGGCTGAAACGCTACAAACATCGCAGTCAGGTGTTGAACTGCGAGATGATCTTTGCCATCTATCTTCCGCCGGCCGCGGAAGAACAAAAGGTGCCTCTGCTGTGGTGGCTGTCCGGTCTCACCTGCACCGATGAAAACTTCATGCAGAAAGCCGGTGCGCAGGGTATGGCTGCGCAACTGGGTATGGCCATTGTCTGCCCGGACACCAGCCCGCGAGGCAGCGAGTTGCCCGGCGAGCATGACAGCTATGACTTTGGTTCTGGCGCCGGCTTCTACGTGAATGCCACCCAGTCACCCTGGAGTCAGCACTATCGCATGTATGACTATGTCACCAGCGAGCTGCCGGCGCTGGTCAGCCAGCACTTCCCGCTCAACGGCAGGGAATCCATCTCCGGTCATTCCATGGGGGGACATGGTGCACTGATCTGCGCGCTGAAAAACCCG
Proteins encoded in this window:
- the fghA gene encoding S-formylglutathione hydrolase, translated to MDIELLSATKSFGGWLKRYKHRSQVLNCEMIFAIYLPPAAEEQKVPLLWWLSGLTCTDENFMQKAGAQGMAAQLGMAIVCPDTSPRGSELPGEHDSYDFGSGAGFYVNATQSPWSQHYRMYDYVTSELPALVSQHFPLNGRESISGHSMGGHGALICALKNPGRYRSVSAFAPITHPSQCPWGEKAFSGYLGEDREAWKAWDSCELIRQHGSQLPLLVDQGEADNFYTDGQLLPEDLQAACKVANVELDLRMQPGYDHSYFFIASFIDEHLQYHAEKLK
- a CDS encoding LysR family transcriptional regulator translates to MQHWDRIEAFVEVVRRGSFADAARHLEVSSSHISRLVARLETQLGTQLLYRTTRRLTLTDAGQVYFEHCGQLFDGFQEALTAISDFQQQPTGVLRLTCATTFGDRFIAPLVNDFMALHPQLSVQLDFTNRRVDIVDEGFDVAIRTGALPDSSLIARKLCSRREYIVGSAEYFQQHARPHTLGELSQHNCLLGSADNWPLDVDGQHRHHRVQGNWKGNSGMALLDAARKGLGLVQLPDYYVEEDLASGALVSVLDQYACDHTAVWVVYPRHRHLSPKVRQFVDFLVDNITR
- a CDS encoding GFA family protein: MYTGSCLCGGVAFEIAGELEPIQVCHCQQCRKAQGTALVTNIPVKTKALHWVRGEALLKPFESSSGKQRVFCRECGSPIYSCLDTLPGIVRIRAGLLNEPLKTRPAFHFYVESACNWWQINDDLPQYPEGR
- a CDS encoding S-(hydroxymethyl)glutathione dehydrogenase/class III alcohol dehydrogenase, with translation MKSRAAVAWEAGKPLVIEEVDVAGPKAGEVLVQIVATGVCHTDAYTLSGKDPEGIFPSIFGHEGAGIVQEVGEGVTSLKPGDHVIPLYTAECRKCKFCLSGKTNLCQAVRATQGQGLMPDSTSRFSMNGKMIHHYMGTSTFSEYTVVPEISLAKVSKEAPMDKICLLGCGVTTGIGAVLNTAKVEPGSTVAVFGLGGIGLSVIQGAVMAKAERIIAIDLNDDKETMARQFGATDFINPTQYSDPIQDVIVELTDGGVDYSFECIGNVNVMRSALECCHKGWGESVVIGVAGAGEEISTRPFQLVTGRVWKGSAFGGVKGRTELPGYVDRYMKGEIKLDEFVTHTMGLEDINKAFDLMHEGKSIRSVILF